A single genomic interval of Spinacia oleracea cultivar Varoflay chromosome 6, BTI_SOV_V1, whole genome shotgun sequence harbors:
- the LOC110795429 gene encoding glutathione S-transferase PARB-like, with protein sequence MGIKIHGSPFSGATLRVVAAATEKELDFEFVHVDMSVGAHKQPPFVSLNPFGQVPAFEDGDLQIFESRAITSYIAYAYKSNGSALVREDIKEKAIQAVWMEVEAHQFDPPAIKLMWELVFKGMFGMETDTAIVEENKAKLAKVLDIYEARLSESNYFGGETFTLADLHHLPQLHILMDTDVKTIFNERPNVSAWCTDILARPASIKAIALLKEFM encoded by the exons ATGGGGATCAAGATTCATGGAAGCCCTTTCTCCGGCGCCACCCTCCGTGTCGTGGCCGCTGCTACTGAAAAGGAACTTGACTTTGAATTCGTCCACGTTGACATGAGTGTTGGTGCTCACAAACAACCACCTTTTGTCTCTCTTAAC ccATTCGGTCAAGTTCCAGCTTTTGAAGATGGAGATCTCCAAATTTTTG AATCAAGAGCAATTACATCGTACATAGCATACGCCTACAAAAGTAATGGAAGCGCATTGGTACGTGAAGACATTAAAGAAAAGGCAATCCAAGCCGTATGGATGGAGGTTGAGGCTCACCAATTCGACCCACCCGCTATCAAACTCATGTGGGAGCTTGTGTTCAAAGGCATGTTTGGCATGGAAACAGACACGGCTATAGTCGAAGAGAACAAGGCTAAGTTGGCTAAAGTCCTTGACATTTACGAGGCTCGTTTAAGTGAATCTAACTACTTTGGTGGTGAAACATTCACTTTAGCTGATCTTCATCATTTACCTCAATTGCATATACTAATGGACACCGATGTCAAGACTATTTTCAATGAACGCCCTAATGTTAGTGCTTGGTGCACTGATATCTTGGCTAGGCCTGCTTCCATTAAGGCCATAGCCTTGCTTAAGGAGTTTATGTAA